The nucleotide sequence GACAAACACCGCCTCCGGCGGAGCTGCGACGGTGATACTGCGCTCGACGCGGAAATCTGGCGATTTCAGCAAGGCGGTGGCGATGAGGCCGGCGATGAGCACAACTAGGACGATGAGGATCTTCTTGAGCATGATAGTGGGTGGGTTGGGTGTGAGCTATTTCCGCGTGAAGATGACTGGCGGTCCGCAGGGGGCGCTTTTGCCGTCTTTCCAAGACACGCCTTCGAGTTTGAAGTGGTTCGCATCAATGAAGGTGTAGGTGGCACCGTGCATGTGCATGTCTTTCTGCACATTCAGACCGGGCGTCGGAGCGAGATCAAAGGTGAGCGAGTCCGCGGTCTGCTTCGCTAGCTTCATGCGCGGCTGGTTTCGCAGCATGCAGTAATGCGTCATGGTGAGCTTGCCATTCACATCGTGATACACGCTGAGCATCTCCATCGGAGTGCCCGCAGCGAAGCGCTCCTCAATAACCGAATCGCCCGCGATAAGGCGGAACTCGGTATTCATCACACCCATCTCAGGCGATTCGCCCGACCATTTGCCGACGAGTGATTTCATGCGTTCAAACGCTGTGGAGCCTTTGTAAGGCGGCATCTCGGCACAGGTAGCGTGTTTCGTCTGGCCGGACTGGCAGGACGTGAGAACCGCCAAAGCGGTTAGGGTGAGGAAGAGAGAGTGTGTTAACATGTTAACGATGCGGTTGGGATGTATTTGGGTACAAGCAGAACATGATGAAATGACTACCAGTCACAGCATGGACGAACGATAAAACACCGCGAGGACAGAAAAGTGAAAATATAACCTTACCACAAGTAGGCTGAAGAGGATCGATCGTGTAGCTCGCGATGGCCTGAATGTTCTTGTTCCGCCAGATTGAGGCCAAATCGCAAAGCCAGGCATTTTCTAGCCAGATCTGAGCGTGATTGTGGGCTGCACCATGTGCAGCGGACAAGCCCCTGAAGAGTGGGTATCAGCAAGGCGCAAGTATCCGGCAAGGATTGCCTCACGATGGAGGTATTGATCAAAGCCCAGCCCCCATGAAAACCCGCCGCCACTTTCTCCAGTCTAAAACTGCGCTCATTGCTTTGCCCGCTTTGGAGTCGCTGGGCTTTCGTCGTTTTGCCTCGGCGGCTGCCTTATCGGCTCCGCCAAAGCGTTTGGTGTTCCTAGGCTTTGGCTGGGGCATCACGACGGAGACGTGGTTTCCGGACAGCAAGCAGACGGGGAAGGATTACACGCTGCCGGAGGGCCTAAAGCCGCTGGCGAGGCACAAGGCGGACTTTTCCATCGTACAGGGGCTTTGGAACAAATACTCGAACGAAGGCCACTGGGGCAGCACGATGTGGCTCACGGGCGCGAACCGCTTCGCGGAGCCTGGGCAGACGTTTCACAACAGCATCTCGGCGGATCAGGTCGCTGCGGCGAAGCTGGGCATGGAGACGCGTTTTGCTTCTCTTCAGCTCAATGGCAGCGAGAACGCGGAGGCCTCGGGACATGGGCCGGGGCTTTCGATGGCTTGGGATGTGAGCGGCAAACCCATCGGCGGTCACAAAGGCCCGGTGGAGGCGTTTCATCGGCTGTTTTCCAAGGACACGACGCCCATCGAGCAGCAGAAGGCGATGCTGGCGCAGAAGCGCAGCGTGCTGGACACGGTGATGGAGAACGCGAAGGCGATGCAGCGTGGCCTTGGCAAAAACGACAAGGCGAAGCTCGACGAATACTTCCAGGGCATCCGCGACATCGAGACGCGGCTCGCGAAGGACGAGCAATGGATCGGCGTGCCGCAGCCGAAGGCGCCGATCCCTCAGCCGCAGGAAGGCCTGGCGGGCAAAGAAGAGATCAAAATCATGTATGACATCATCGTCGCCGCGATGCAGACGGACAGCACCCGCGTGCTGACCTACCGCCAGCCGGTGAGTACGCTGCTGACGAGCATCGGCATCAAAGTGGCCCCGCATGACATGAGTCACTATCACTCGACCATGGGCGAAAAGCTCGCCGCTTCGCAGCAGCGCGATCTGGTGCAGAGCGAGCTGCTCGCTGGGCTCCTCGACAAGCTCAAAGCCACCAAGGAAGCCGATGGCAGCCGCCTCTTTGATCACGTCGCCCTCGCCTACGGCAGCAACATCCGCACGGAGCACAATCTCGACAACTGCCCCACGCTGCTCACCGGCGGCGGCGCGGGCATCAAGCTCGGACACAACATCGTGGCACCGAAAGACACGCCACTGTGCAACACTTGGCTCACTCTGCTGCATGGCATCGGCGTGAATGCCGAGCGGCATGGCGATAGCTCCGGCGTGCTGAAGGAGATCGTGGCGTGACGCTTGGTCACTTCATTGGCTTCTTCCCACCTTTGGCCCCGCCCTTCCTCGCAGGCTCTTTAGCAGGGTCATAGTTGGGATTCGGCTTCGGCATTTCAGCGCCGACTTCCTTTAAGTAGTCTGCGAGTCGCCTGGAGAGGCGTGCAGTGACATCCGGGCTCCTGGCAGCGAGATCACTCCTCTCCGCCAGATCCGCATCGAGATCGAAGAGTCTATCCTCCCCAGTCTCGTAGAAGTGGATCAGCTTCATGTTTCCACTGAGGATCGCGCTGTGCGGCGTATCACCCTGATAGTGCGGGAAGTGAAACACCATTTCCTCGCGAGCACGCTTTACCGGTTCTTGGGCACCCCGCAGCAAGGGCGAAAAATCGCCACCATCGAGATTCGTGGGTAGCGCCACTTTCACACCGGCTAGCTTGCAGAGTGTCGGTAGAAAATCGTAACCCACGACTCGTTGATGGCACCACGAGTTCGCCGCGATGCCTGGGCCACGGATGATTAAGGGCACACGGATACCGCCCTCCGACACGCCGCCTTTCCCTGCACTGAGTGGCCGCACTTGCTCACGCCCACCGCCGCCTTTCCCCTTTCCTTTGCCGCCGCCTCCAGCGCCGCCGCCACCCCCACCACCGCCGTTGTCAGACATGTAGATAATGTAGGTGTTTCTGCTGAGGCCGAGCTTTTCGACAGCAGACAGCAAGCGTCCCACGCCCGTGTCGAGATCCGCTGTGATCGCGGCGACATCCACATTGCTGTGCATGCGACCGGGCGTCTGTTTTTCGTAAAAGGCCCGCGTGGCCTTGAGCGCGTTCTCCGGCAGATGCAGTGCGTAGTAGGACATCTGCATGTAGAAGGGCTTCCGTGCATCGACTTGCTTCTTCATGAAGGCCTCCGCTCGCTCATTCATGCCAAAGATGTCCACCGGGTTCGGATCGACATATTGATCCGCATCGCGATTGCCCGTATCTCCATCACTCACGTCGTAACCATGCGCCTGCGGCCCACCACCACCGAGATGCCACTTGCCAAAATGCGCCGTCGCATAGCCCGCCGAATGCAGTAACTCCGCCACAGTGACTTCCTCGCTGCCAATATGCTTGCGAGAGGCTCCTTCGATCAAACGATGCCCTTCCTCTGCGGGTGCAGCCTTTGTCCAGCCCAGTGCCGCAGGATTCCGCCCTGTCTGCAAACTGATCCGCGTAGGCGAGCACACGGGAGCAGGCGCATACGCTGCGCTAAACCTCATGCCCTGTGCTGCGAGCATCTCCAGATTCGGCGTGCGGTAAAAATCGCTCTTCGAGTTCGGCAGATCAGGATGCATCTGCACGGACAGCCCCGTCCAGTCCTGGTCATCGGAGAGAATGAAGATGAAGTTTGGCGACTCTGCTGCGAATGAGCTCATCGCGACTAGGAGGAGAAGCAGGATTTTCATATCCTCCATGAACACTCTCCACGTCAGGGTGGTATCACGGAATTCGAGTTCATTTGTCAGGATTGGGTCAATAGAAACGACGTCAATACGGTCTGAGGCATGATTCGACCGTTTCCGCCTTCGCCTTCGACCTCCCTAGTAGGTGCCGCGAGTAAGTTGCGACGTTTTGCCGCAAAAAGGTGTCTCTAAGTCGGCAAAAACAAGTTTATGGCCCGAGTTGACCTTCCACAGCTCATGCGCACATCCCAGTCCTCCCATCATATGATGTTTATCTCCCTTCGTCTCTTCCGCATTTTCCACCAGTCACGTAGCGCTTCATTTCACTGCGAAATTCCTATGAAAGGAGGTCGGCCATGACCTCTGGTCTCATTGCCCTGCTAGATGATGTCACCGCACTGGCCAAGGTGGCCGCATCTTCCCTGGATGATGCTGGCGCGATGGCCGCGAAAGCTGGTGGAAAAGCTGCGGGCATCGTCATCGACGATGCCGCTGTCACACCACGATACGTCGTGGGCCTGAGTGCCGAGCGCGAATTGCCCATCATCGTGAAAATCGCCAAAGGCTCTCTGAAAAACAAGCTGCTCATCCTCCTGCCTGGAGCCCTGATCCTGAGCCTCGTGGCTCCGTGGATCATCACTCCGCTGCTGATGGCTGGAGGTGCGTTTTTATGCCTAGAGGGCTATCACAAGGTGGTCCAGATCATCCGTCCAGACCATCATACCGAGGTGGATGAAGCAGAATCAGCCGCCCCGACCACTGCGGAGGAGCTGGAGGACGAACGCGTGACCAGCGCCATCCGCACGGACTTCATCCTCTCTGCCGAGATCATGGCTATCACGCTCGCATCTGTCACCAGCTCGCCATTGTGGATGCAGGCGTTTGTTCTCGCCGTGGTGGGTCTGGGCATGACATTGCTGGTCTATGGAGTCGTCGCACTGATCGTGAAAGCGGATGATGCGGGGGTAGCGCTGGCACGCTCTGGCAGTGGGATCGTTCGCAGCATCGGACGCGGAATGGTCGCCGGTATGCCAGTGTTTCTCAAAGTGCTGAGTTTCGTCGGTATGATCGCTATGCTTTGGGTAGGTGGTGGCATCCTCATCCATGGTCTGCATCAGATGGGTGTACACGGGCCTGAGGAGGCGGTGCATCACTCGGCGGAGGCTTTTGCTGGATTGTTGCCAGCTTTGCACGGCTTTCTGGCGTGGCTGGGGCAGGCGGGCATCGCATCCATCCTCGGTGTGATCGTCGGAGCCCTGGTCGATCCATTTGTGAATCATGTGATGCTGCCTCTCATCGCTCGCTGGAGGGGCAAGATAAGATCGTTGCCTCGCCACAGAGCTTGACCAAAGGCACATAAGCTGTCCCCCTCTGCCCATGACTGACACTCCTCCTGCTACCACCTCGTTTTCACCGCTCCTCCTCCGTGGAGGTGTGCTGGCACTCATCGGCGCAGCTTTTGCCTATCTTGTCTCGGAGAAGGCAAAAATGGGTGTCGTACCAGGTTGCATTGTTGGAGGGGCAATTTTCGGAATCGGAATGTTTGCGCTCATCAAGCTCGCGGAGCCCAGCGTGAACTTTGGATTACCTTTGGTTTGAAGATGGTAATCGTGACCGCCTACAAGTTGCTCAACGTGGTGTATCACAAATTGGGCAATCAAAGACCTTCATTTGAGTGATGCCAGGGGCAGGCGGTCTTTGCTGCCTGGGGCACATTCATCATGGTTGCCACGTTGCTATCTGGCTCTCTTGCTGATGCGATTGGAATGCGACGCACTCTGATGATCGGCATGCTGCTTTCCGTCGTGTTCCCGGACCGTGATGTTTGCCAGCACCAACGTATGGGTCGCTCTTGTGTTTGGCATGGTGCCAGCAGCCATCGGCGAGGCATTTTGCACGCCAGTGCTCGTGGCGGCCACGCGTAAATTCACCACGCCGGAACAGCGCTCCGTGGCGTTCTCGATCTTCTACGCGATCATGAACGCTGGTTTCCTCGTTGCTTATTTCTTTCGCGATTCCGTCTTCTCCGCTCTGCCGCCCGATCAAGCTGGAATGGTGAGTTTTACTGGAGTGCCATTTAGCCAAGAACGGGTGCTCATCTTCGTGAGTATTGCAGTGGAGTTGCTCATGTTGCCTCTGTTGTGGCTGATGCGAGCCGACCATGATATGACCGCTGCAACTAAAAGCAGTGGCCAAGACGGTGGGTTCTGGCGAAATTTGGCACCACCATCCGAACACAGCGAGTGAAACCGGTAAACAACTCATGGGATTGGTGCGGCACCCTGGCTTCGCGCGGCTATTGACTTTCCTAGCCATGATCGGCCTTCTCAAGATCGTTTTTGGAACGATGGACAGCGTGCTTCCCACTTTCCCGGAACGCGAACTGGAGTGGAAGGCGGTGATCGAGCAGGGCGCTTCAATGCGGTCAACAGTGTGCTCATTCTAGTCCTAGCACCTCTGATCGGTATTCTCACGCGGAAGCATTCAGCCTATTCGATGGTTATTTTCGGCGGATTTGTCACGGCGGTCTCATTTATATTCATGGCGCTCCCGGGCAGTTTTTTCAAGGGCTAGCCGATGGTGCCTTGGGGACGCGGTGGGGCATGGTTACCTGGATTTTCAGGGGCAAATTCATCCGCTTACATCGTGATGATTGTTCTCTGGCAGGTGGTTTTCTCAATCGGGGAGGCACTCTATTCGCCGCGTGTCTATGAGTATGCCGCCTCCATAGCGCCCAAAGGCCAAGAGGCCTCATTCGCATCATTGTCCTGCATTCCGCTGCTGATGAGCAAGATGGCCACGGGTGCACTTTTGCGGAATCATGGCTGACTGCCTGGATACAGGCCCTGCGAACGGCCCACGACATGGATGATCGTCGGTGGAGCATTGTCGGCTGGCTCCGCTGCTGCTTTTTCTCCGCCCCTCCTTCCATTAATGAAGAAGGGAAGGCTAGCTGAGTCGGGGCTGCGCCCCCATGTTGTCGCTCGCTTTAGTGTGGGGCAATGACCCGTGAAAGGCTCTACCAGCACTACTGGAATGCATCAGAGGACCATCACTTCACTGGCACGCCGCTCACATCGAGATCGGGCTTCGTGTTCCATCTTGGCGTCCAGCCGGGTTTTTCGACCTTGGTGCGGAAGATGACGGTGTTGTCGAGGGCGATGTCGTCGCTCCAGATGAACTTGGCACCTTCGAAGTCGTTCTCGAAGTAGGGCTGTTTGGGATCGACTTCTTCGACGGTGTATTCCTTGGCGTTTTTCCAGGTGCTGTCGTCGAAGTCCACGGTCCACCAATTGGCAGGAAGAGGCTCTTGGATGACTTTTGGGTTCGCGGTGTCGGCGTTGATGGGGCCGTGGAAGAAGTTTTGGCCTTCCAGGTGGCGTTGGTGACGGTGCCGTCGGCGAATTGATGCACAGGCCGGCGTCGCCGATGCTGGTGCCGTATTCCATGCCGGTCTTCGGATCGGCGTTGTCCTTCGCAAGCACGGCGATGGTCATGGGATACTCGGGCAGGAAATCGACGCTGACGACATTGTGCGGCGTGAACTGAATGCTGTCCACGGCGACGAGGCGGCCGTTGACGTAGAGCATGAACCAATTGTCGGCATAGACGTTGAGTTTGATCGTGTCGGCGATGCTGGGCTTCACGAGGCCGGGAGGGCCACCTTTGCCTTTTCCTTTGCCGCCCCCTTTTTGGGTTCCTGGCCCGCATTGGCTCTCGGCGGGGACGGAATGACCCTGCGCCTGATCCACTGCTGTGAACGACACGCAGAGATGAACTCGCGAGCACCTTGTCCTTCATCGCGGCGATGAGCTCTTCACGACCGGGAGTGTTATTCACCTTCAGCGGGCCAGAGAGGGCGTACATCGTGATCACGTAGGTCTTTGCGCCAGGCCCCTTGGAGTGCGGGGGTTCGTAGCCCGCGTCACCTTTGAAGCCAGTGCCTAGCTTGCCAATGCGTTGCGAGTCCTTTGGCAGGCTTGCGACTTCGCTGGGGATGTCATAGATGGTCCAATACCACTTCTTGTCTCCATCAGGCGTCACATGATCCATGATCAAGGCGAAGCTCTGTGTGCCAGAGGGTGCCCCGATCCACTCGAGAGGTGGGCTGATGCCGACTCCGTCTCCAGTGAACTCAATGGGCAGATTTTTGAGGTCTTCCACCACGGGGCTATTGAGCATGAACTTGCCATCGCTGCTGCGAGGCTGATCCGGCAGTGCCACGAACGTTTCCTGCTTGCCTCCACGACCTCCACCTTCACCGCGCTTCATCTCTTCGCGTGCTGGAGGTTCATTGTCACGGGGTCGAGGGGCGTCACCGGCAGGTGCGTTGCCAGCGAGTTCATCGAGTTCCGGGGTGTCGAGTTTGCCATCGCGATTGTGATCGAAGGTGTTGAACTGCTCTTTGGCCTTCGCCATCGCATCGGGACGCCATCGCCATTCACATCGAGGATGCCTTCCACCTCGGCCTGCGGACGCGGCGGGCGACCGCCTTCTTCACCGGGACGGGGCGGCGGTTCATCACCGCGACGCATCTCGCCTTCGCGACCACCTTTGCCCTGTCCCTTGCCTTTTCCTTTGCCCTTCATGCCTTCAGCACCGCCGCCGGGCGGACGATCACCACCACCGCCACCTTGGCGACGTGCGGTGTAAACTTCATCCGCCGTGCCTTCGCGACCATTGTCGAAGTGAAAGGGATAGGTGCCATCGGCCTTGATCGAGTAGCTGACGCTGCGTTTGTCGCCATTCACCTCGTAGCTGAGCTTGTAGCTGTCCTTGCCGGTGCTTTCGAAGGCGGTGATCTTGGCACCGCGAAGCGCCGTGAGGGCCTCACGCACACCTTGCGCACGTGGTTGCGGATCCACTTGCTCGCCCGCCTCCACGACCTCGCCGTGGAAGCCACCGAAGACATACGGATACTTGTTCGAAGCATGATAATGATAGCCGCCGGGCGATTCGTGGCCGTGGCACTCGTCGAGGTTCGCCACGGGCGAGCCATCCGGCTCCGTGAGGCCATAGATCGGATAGCCATCGAGCGCATAAGCCACCGGCATGCCTTTGCCCACCTGCGCCTGCAAATGCAGCGGCGCGATGTGGTAGTGATAATCATCCGCGCGTCCGCAATGACCGCCCCACTCGTCGAGCTCGCCGATTTCATAGCTGATCTCACCGCGATTGTTCTGCGGGTTGAAGATCGGGATGCCATTCACCGCCAAAGCGATCGCGCCGCGCAGGAAGCGACCTTTGATCATGGCGGGTTCCTTGGCTGGCACCGGCTTCAGCGGAATGCGCCAGGCATTGTCATCGAAATACGGCTGCGGCAGCGGCACCTGCTGCTGCCACGCGGTGATGCCGACCATCATGTTGTGATCCGGCATGCCATTCGAGCCCACATAGAGAAACTCACCATCCGCACGCAGATCGAGCTTCGTGAAGGGCAGAAAGGCCTTCGCGGTCTGCGGGGCATTCGCCGCGTTCGCGACTGCCGCGGCGGCGAGTTGGACGACCGAGGCCGTGGAGGCGAGAAGAGGAGCGCGGAGACTCTTCTCCGCTTCATTCCTCTTCGCGGCTTCGCCGCCATTTTCAGAAGATGCGGGCAGGAGTGCCCGCGCTCCCTTCTGCATCCACTCCTCGAGAATATGCGCCCGCAGCGCCTCGCGGTCGGTGGTGGCCAGATCATGCGCGGCGAGGCTTGTCGCGAATAGAAGAAGGGCAGAGAGCGTTTTCATAGCACCGCCTACTAACTCTCGACGCGTCAAAACGGCTTCAGCGATTCTCGGGAGATTTGTCAGGATTGCGTCAAGGCAGCCGCAGGCAGGCATTCGCGCCCACTTCTGCAAAGCGCTGCCCGTGCGACGCGTCTTAATCAAACGCATGCACCTCACCCGCCGCCATTTTCTCCAAACGACCAGCCTCGCGCTCGCCTCGGCTCACACGCACGTTTTGGCCGCGGAGGACCCGCTCATCGAGTCCATCGAGAAAGTCGTGCTGAAGACCCCCGCGCTGCCCAAAGGCACCTGGTTCCATCCGCGAGCCTGCATGGTCGGCAAGAAGGCCTTCATGACCACGCAGCCCATCGTGGGCTCCGATCACTTCGGGCATGTGCACTGGACCACCTCCGATGACCTCGGCCAAACCTGGAGCGAGTTCATGCCCGCGCCGCCGCTGGGTTGGGAAAAGCTGCCCGATGGCTTGAATGAGGCCGTTTGCGACATCACGCCCGAGTTTCATCCGCAGACCGGCAGCGTGCTCGCGCTCGGTCACAATGTCTTCTACAAGGACAAAGGCTTTGATCGCAACCAGCCGCCGCGCTGGCCGATCTACGCCGTGTGGAAAGACGGCACGTGGGGGCCGCGTCGCAAGCTCGTGTGGGACGACCCGCGTGCCACCGAGATCTACTCAAACAACTGCGGCCAGCGCCACATGCTGCCGGATGGCGATGTGCTCATGAGCTTCA is from Verrucomicrobiaceae bacterium and encodes:
- a CDS encoding YbhB/YbcL family Raf kinase inhibitor-like protein, producing MKRGEGGGRGGKQETFVALPDQPRSSDGKFMLNSPVVEDLKNLPIEFTGDGVGISPPLEWIGAPSGTQSFALIMDHVTPDGDKKWYWTIYDIPSEVASLPKDSQRIGKLGTGFKGDAGYEPPHSKGPGAKTYVITMYALSGPLKVNNTPGREELIAAMKDKVLASSSLRVVHSSGSGAGSFRPRREPMRARNPKRGRQRKRQRWPSRPREAQHRRHDQTQRLCRQLVHALRQRPPRRRGQHSVHAAQCRQRRFPARVSHDHRRACEGQRRSEDRHGIRHQHRRRRPVHQFADGTVTNATWKAKTSSTAPSTPTPRTQKSSKSLFLPIGGPWTSTTAPGKTPRNTPSKKSIPNSPTSRTTSKVPSSSGATTSPSTTPSSSAPRSKNPAGRQDGTRSPISM
- a CDS encoding YHYH protein, coding for MPACGCLDAILTNLPRIAEAVLTRRELVGGAMKTLSALLLFATSLAAHDLATTDREALRAHILEEWMQKGARALLPASSENGGEAAKRNEAEKSLRAPLLASTASVVQLAAAAVANAANAPQTAKAFLPFTKLDLRADGEFLYVGSNGMPDHNMMVGITAWQQQVPLPQPYFDDNAWRIPLKPVPAKEPAMIKGRFLRGAIALAVNGIPIFNPQNNRGEISYEIGELDEWGGHCGRADDYHYHIAPLHLQAQVGKGMPVAYALDGYPIYGLTEPDGSPVANLDECHGHESPGGYHYHASNKYPYVFGGFHGEVVEAGEQVDPQPRAQGVREALTALRGAKITAFESTGKDSYKLSYEVNGDKRSVSYSIKADGTYPFHFDNGREGTADEVYTARRQGGGGGDRPPGGGAEGMKGKGKGKGQGKGGREGEMRRGDEPPPRPGEEGGRPPRPQAEVEGILDVNGDGVPMRWRRPKSSSTPSITIAMANSTPRNSMNSLATHLPVTPLDPVTMNLQHAKR
- a CDS encoding DUF808 domain-containing protein — translated: MTSGLIALLDDVTALAKVAASSLDDAGAMAAKAGGKAAGIVIDDAAVTPRYVVGLSAERELPIIVKIAKGSLKNKLLILLPGALILSLVAPWIITPLLMAGGAFLCLEGYHKVVQIIRPDHHTEVDEAESAAPTTAEELEDERVTSAIRTDFILSAEIMAITLASVTSSPLWMQAFVLAVVGLGMTLLVYGVVALIVKADDAGVALARSGSGIVRSIGRGMVAGMPVFLKVLSFVGMIAMLWVGGGILIHGLHQMGVHGPEEAVHHSAEAFAGLLPALHGFLAWLGQAGIASILGVIVGALVDPFVNHVMLPLIARWRGKIRSLPRHRA
- a CDS encoding DUF1552 domain-containing protein; this encodes MKTRRHFLQSKTALIALPALESLGFRRFASAAALSAPPKRLVFLGFGWGITTETWFPDSKQTGKDYTLPEGLKPLARHKADFSIVQGLWNKYSNEGHWGSTMWLTGANRFAEPGQTFHNSISADQVAAAKLGMETRFASLQLNGSENAEASGHGPGLSMAWDVSGKPIGGHKGPVEAFHRLFSKDTTPIEQQKAMLAQKRSVLDTVMENAKAMQRGLGKNDKAKLDEYFQGIRDIETRLAKDEQWIGVPQPKAPIPQPQEGLAGKEEIKIMYDIIVAAMQTDSTRVLTYRQPVSTLLTSIGIKVAPHDMSHYHSTMGEKLAASQQRDLVQSELLAGLLDKLKATKEADGSRLFDHVALAYGSNIRTEHNLDNCPTLLTGGGAGIKLGHNIVAPKDTPLCNTWLTLLHGIGVNAERHGDSSGVLKEIVA
- a CDS encoding sulfatase gives rise to the protein MKILLLLLVAMSSFAAESPNFIFILSDDQDWTGLSVQMHPDLPNSKSDFYRTPNLEMLAAQGMRFSAAYAPAPVCSPTRISLQTGRNPAALGWTKAAPAEEGHRLIEGASRKHIGSEEVTVAELLHSAGYATAHFGKWHLGGGGPQAHGYDVSDGDTGNRDADQYVDPNPVDIFGMNERAEAFMKKQVDARKPFYMQMSYYALHLPENALKATRAFYEKQTPGRMHSNVDVAAITADLDTGVGRLLSAVEKLGLSRNTYIIYMSDNGGGGGGGGAGGGGKGKGKGGGGREQVRPLSAGKGGVSEGGIRVPLIIRGPGIAANSWCHQRVVGYDFLPTLCKLAGVKVALPTNLDGGDFSPLLRGAQEPVKRAREEMVFHFPHYQGDTPHSAILSGNMKLIHFYETGEDRLFDLDADLAERSDLAARSPDVTARLSRRLADYLKEVGAEMPKPNPNYDPAKEPARKGGAKGGKKPMK